A region from the Corylus avellana chromosome ca7, CavTom2PMs-1.0 genome encodes:
- the LOC132188010 gene encoding putative UPF0481 protein At3g02645, with translation MASSASPQPTTTPSQTYSKFDEIRWVIQIRRALEEEPEDDEADAEAPVSIFNVPKALLASDPDSYTPQEVALGPFHCLRQELYEMERYKLAAAKTTQKQLQCLKFQNLVDQLIKHEPRIRACYHKYLDFNSETLAWMMAVDASFLLKFLGIYAIEEGKVLRKVSSRMSHLVDSGGAKSAHNAILRDMIMLENQIPLFVLRKVLELQFSSQEYADGVLLAMLMGLCNELSPLKLAEDVSKNIQVSKAAHLLDFLYDMIVPKMEEPSPPPIVIEIEGVDDRNEGMEGEKKSSADSSYVKQFLDEVWKLLSKLNRGPILLIKKVLVSGPIKLLVKLPWTILSKLPGFSLLKQPVEYFVSSQDKEEAKSENEASTSNKPPLVEEIAIPSVSELTRAGFHFAPTNGGVSTVSFDAKTLTVYLPTVSLDINTEVVLRNLVAYEALNASGPLVFTRYTELMNGIIDTEEDVKALRERGIILNRLKSDGEVASLWNGMSKSIRLTKVPFLDKVIEDVNKYHGYKWRVKVGKFLKTYVFGSWQFLTFLAAIFFLLLMTLQSLCSVYSCSRFLHINPTTLTNS, from the exons ATGGCTTCTTCAGCTTCTCCCCAACCCACAACAACGCCATCTCAAACTTATTCCAAATTTGACGAGATTCGATGGGTGATTCAGATCCGCCGAGCCCTCGAAGAAGAGCCGGAGGATGATGAAGCTGACGCCGAAGCCCCAGTAAGCATCTTCAATGTCCCCAAAGCCCTTCTGGCGAGTGACCCAGATTCTTATACACCACAAGAAGTTGCTCTTGGGCCTTTCCACTGTTTGCGCCAAGAGCTCTATGAGATGGAGAGGTACAAGCTAGCGGCAGCAAAAACCACCCAAAAGCAACTCCAATGCCTCAAATTCCAGAATCTGGTTGACCAATTGATAAAGCACGAGCCAAGGATCCGAGCATGCTACCACAAGTACTTGGATTTCAACAGCGAAACGTTGGCGTGGATGATGGCCGTCGACGCGTCGTTCCTGCTCAAGTTCCTTGGAATCTATGCCATTGAAGAAGGCAAAGTGCTGAGAAAAGTTTCCTCCAGGATGTCACACTTGGTCGACAGTGGCGGCGCCAAGTCGGCGCATAACGCAATTCTCAGAGACATGATAATGCTGGAGAATCAAATTCCTTTGTTTGTGTTGAGGAAGGTGTTGGAGTTGCAATTCTCGTCGCAGGAGTATGCCGACGGCGTGTTGCTTGCCATGTTAATGGGGTTATGCAATGAGCTTTCGCCTTTGAAGCTGGCGGAAGATGTGTCGAAGAATATTCAAGTGTCAAAGGCTGCCCACTTGCTCGACTTCTTGTACGACATGATCGTGCCCAAAATGGAAGAACCATCGCCACCGCCAATAGTAATCGAAATTGAGGGCGTGGATGATCGTAATGAAGGCATGGAAGGGGAGAAGAAATCTTCTGCAGATTCCAGTTACGTGAAACAATTCCTCGATGAGGTTTGGAAGCTGCTTTCAAAATTAAACCGCGGCCCAATACTTCTTATTAAGAAG GTGTTGGTGTCTGGACCAATAAAACTCCTCGTAAAATTGCCATGGACAATCCTCTCCAAGCTCCCCGGGTTCTCACTCTTAAAACAACCTGTAGAGTATTTTGTTTCCTCGCAAGATAAAGAAGAAGCCAAGTCGGAAAACGAGGCTTCAACTTCAAACAAACCACCGCTGGTGGAGGAAATCGCAATCCCTTCTGTGTCTGAGCTCACAAGAGCCGGCTTCCATTTCGCACCCACAAACGGCGGCGTCTCAACCGTTTCTTTCGACGCCAAGACACTCACAGTTTACCTCCCCACAGTGAGTTTAGACATCAACACGGAGGTGGTTTTGAGAAACTTGGTAGCATACGAAGCTTTAAACGCATCGGGGCCGTTGGTTTTTACGCGGTACACAGAATTGATGAACGGGATTATCGACACGGAGGAGGATGTGAAAGCGCTTAGAGAAAGAGGGATCATTTTGAACCGTTTGAAGAGCGATGGAGAGGTGGCGAGCCTGTGGAATGGGATGAGCAAGTCTATCAGATTGACGAAAGTGCCATTTTTAGACAAGGTGATTGAAGATGTGAACAAGTATCACGGTTACAAATGGAGGGTTAAAGTGGGAAAATTCTTGAAGACTTACGTGTTTGGTTCTTGGCAGTTTCTCACATTTCTTGCTGCAATTTTTTTCCTGCTCTTGATGACATTGCAATCGCTTTGCTCGGTTTACAGCTGCAGTCGCTTTCTTCATATCAACCCCACAACACTCACTAATTCTTAG
- the LOC132188008 gene encoding putative UPF0481 protein At3g02645, translating into MASSASPQPATTPSQSYSKFDEIRWVIQIRRALEEEPEDDDDADAEAPVSIFNVPKALLASDPDSYTPQEVALGPFHCLRQELYKMERYKLAAAKTTQKQLQCLKFQNLVDQLIKHEPRIRACYHKYLDFNSETLAWMMAVDASFLLKFLGIYAIEEGKVLRKVSSRMSHLVDSGGAKSAHNAILRDMIMLENQIPLFVLRKVLELQFSSQESADGVLLAMLMGLCKELSPLKLAEDVSKNIQVSKAAHLLDFLYDMIVPKMEEPSSPAIVIEIEGVDDRNEGMEGEKKSSADSSYVKQFLDEVWKLLSKLNRGPKFLFKKVLVSGPIKLLVKLPWTILSKLPGFSLLKQPVEYFVSSQDKEEAKSENEASTSNKPPLVEEIAIPSVSELTRAGFLFTPTNGGVSTVSFDAKTLTVYLPTVSLDINTEVVLRNLVAYEASNASGPLVFTRYTELMNGIIDTEEDVKALRERGIILNRLKSDGEVASLWNGMSKSIRLTKVPFLDKVIEDVNKYHGYKWKVKVGKILKIYVFGSWQFLTFLAAIFFLLLMTMQSFCSVYSCSRFLHINPTTLTNS; encoded by the exons aTGGCTTCTTCAGCCTCTCCCCAACCCGCAACAACGCCATCTCAATCTTATTCCAAATTTGACGAGATTCGATGGGTGATTCAGATCCGCCGAGCCCTCGAAGAAGAGCcggaggatgatgatgatgctgacGCCGAAGCCCCAGTAAGCATCTTCAATGTCCCCAAAGCCCTTCTGGCGAGTGACCCAGATTCTTATACTCCACAAGAAGTTGCTCTTGGGCCTTTCCACTGTTTGCGCCAAGAGCTCTATAAGATGGAGAGATACAAGCTAGCGGCAGCAAAAACCACCCAAAAGCAACTCCAATGCCTCAAATTCCAGAATCTGGTTGACCAATTGATAAAGCACGAGCCAAGGATCCGTGCATGCTACCACAAGTACTTGGATTTCAACAGCGAAACGTTGGCGTGGATGATGGCCGTCGACGCGTCGTTCCTGCTCAAGTTCCTTGGAATCTACGCCATCGAAGAAGGCAAAGTGCTGAGAAAAGTTTCCTCCAGGATGTCACACTTGGTCGACAGCGGCGGAGCCAAGTCGGCGCATAACGCAATTCTCAGAGACATGATAATGCTGGAGAATCAAATTCCTTTGTTTGTGTTGAGGAAGGTGTTGGAGTTGCAATTCTCGTCGCAGGAGTCTGCCGACGGCGTGTTGCTTGCCATGTTAATGGGGTTATGCAAAGAGCTTTCGCCTTTGAAGCTGGCGGAAGATGTGTCGAAGAATATTCAAGTGTCAAAGGCTGCCCACTTGCTTGACTTTTTGTACGACATGATCGTGCCCAAAATGGAAGAACCATCGTCACCGGCAATAGTAATCGAAATTGAGGGCGTGGATGATCGTAATGAAGGCATGGAAGGGGAGAAGAAATCTTCTGCAGATTCCAGTTACGTGAAACAATTCCTCGATGAGGTTTGGAAGCTGCTTTCAAAATTAAACCGCGGcccaaaatttctttttaagaaG GTGTTGGTATCTGGACCAATAAAACTCCTGGTAAAATTGCCATGGACAATCCTCTCCAAGCTTCCCGGGTTCTCACTCTTAAAACAACCTGTGGAGTATTTTGTTTCCTCGCAAGATAAAGAAGAAGCCAAGTCGGAAAACGAGGCTTCAACTTCAAACAAACCACCGCTGGTGGAGGAAATCGCAATCCCTTCTGTGTCTGAGCTCACAAGAGCCGGCTTCCTTTTCACACCCACAAACGGCGGCGTCTCAACCGTTTCTTTCGACGCCAAGACACTCACAGTTTACCTCCCCACAGTGAGTTTAGACATCAACACGGAGGTGGTTTTGAGAAACTTGGTAGCATATGAAGCTTCAAACGCATCGGGGCCGTTGGTTTTTACGCGGTACACAGAATTGATGAACGGGATTATCGACACGGAGGAGGATGTGAAAGCGCTTAGAGAAAGAGGGATCATTTTGAACCGTTTGAAGAGCGATGGAGAGGTGGCGAGCCTGTGGAATGGGATGAGCAAGTCTATCAGATTGACGAAAGTGCCATTTTTAGACAAGGTGATTGAAGATGTGAACAAGTATCACGGTTACAAATGGAAGGTTAAAGTGGGAAAAATCTTAAAGATTTACGTGTTTGGTTCTTGGCAGTTTCTCACATTTCTTGCTGCAATTTTTTTCCTGCTCTTGATGACAATGCAATCGTTTTGCTCGGTTTACAGCTGCAGTCGCTTTCTTCATATCAACCCCACAACACTCACTAATTCTTAG
- the LOC132188009 gene encoding putative UPF0481 protein At3g02645 — MSSQFDPKFDELQWVIQIRRTLEEDQLDDQEYSGKLPVCIFNVPKVLLSTHPDSYTPQQVSLGPYHYWRSELFEMERYKLAAAKTTQKHFQTLKFHNLVDQLIKVEPRIRACYHKYLHFNGETLAWMMAIDASFLLQFLQFYSTKEGIRASSRMSHLVDNAILRDMIMLENQIPLFVLRKILEFQFSSPESANDTLFSILIGFCKELSPFKLIIIMEASESAHLLDLLYNMIVPKIEEPSEIIELDVHGKETSSADSSSYVKKLLHEIWKLISKLNRGPVRFIKQVIISKAVKFILKFPLTILSNLPGFAMLKQPVEYLFFSQDREESRPENDVSRPPLVEEITIPSVTELTRAGFRFAPTNGGVSTVSFDVKTSTFYLPTVTLDVNTEVVLRNLVAYEASNASGPLVFTRYTELMNGIIDTENDVKALRERGIILNRLKSDGEVASLWNGMSKSIRLTKVPFLDKVIEDVNKYYSGKWRVKVGILLKVYVFEPWQFLALLAAILVLLLMTLQAFCSIYINTRVLPVKRTQ, encoded by the coding sequence ATGTCATCACAATTCGACCCGAAATTTGATGAGCTCCAATGGGTCATTCAGATCCGTCGTACCCTCGAAGAAGATCAGCTTGATGATCAGGAATATTCCGGCAAACTCCCCGTTTGCATTTTCAACGTCCCCAAAGTTCTTCTCTCCACTCATCCAGATTCTTACACTCCACAGCAAGTTTCTCTCGGTCCTTACCACTATTGGCGCTCGGAGCTCTTTGAGATGGAAAGGTATAAGCTAGCAGCAGCAAAAACCACCCAAAAACATTTCCAAACCCTCAAGTTCCATAATCTCGTTGACCAATTGATAAAGGTTGAGCCAAGGATCCGAGCTTGCTATCACAAGTACTTGCATTTCAATGGCGAAACGTTGGCGTGGATGATGGCCATTGATGCGTCTTTCTTGCTTCAGTTCCTTCAATTCTACTCCACCAAAGAAGGAATTAGAGCTTCCTCTAGGATGTCACACTTGGTCGACAATGCAATTCTTAGAGACATGATAATGCTGGAGAATCAAATTCCTTTGTTTGTATTGAGGAAGATATTAGAATTCCAATTCTCTTCACCAGAGTCTGCAAATGATACgttgttttcaattttaattgggTTTTGCAAAGAGCTTTCACCCTTCAAGCTGATCATAATCATGGAAGCTTCAGAAAGCGCGCACTTGCTAGACCTTTTGTACAACATGATCGTGCCCAAAATTGAAGAACCGTCGGAAATTATCGAACTTGACGTGCATGGCAAGGAAACATCTTCTGCCGACTCAAGCTCTTACGTAAAAAAACTCCTGCATGAGATTTGGAAgctaatttcaaaattaaaccGCGGCCCAGTTCGTTTTATCAAGCAGGTAATAATATCTAAAGCCGTAAAATTCATCCTAAAATTTCCTCTGACAATCCTCTCCAACCTCCCCGGATTCGCAATGTTAAAGCAACCCGTTGAGTATTTGTTTTTCTCACAAGATAGAGAAGAATCCAGGCCGGAAAATGACGTCAGCAGACCACCGCTGGTGGAGGAAATCACAATCCCTTCTGTAACTGAGCTCACAAGAGCCGGCTTCCGCTTCGCACCCACAAACGGCGGTGTCTCAACCGTTTCTTTTGACGTAAAAACCTCCACTTTTTACCTTCCCACCGTCACTTTAGATGTTAACACGGAGGTGGTTTTGAGAAACTTGGTAGCGTACGAGGCTTCAAACGCATCGGGGCCGTTGGTTTTTACGCGGTACACAGAATTGATGAACGGGATTATCGACACGGAGAATGATGTGAAAGCGCTTAGAGAAAGAGGGATCATTTTGAACCGTTTGAAGAGCGATGGGGAGGTGGCGAGCCTGTGGAATGGGATGAGCAAGTCTATCAGATTGACAAAAGTACCATTTTTAGACAAGGTGATTGAAGACGTGAACAAGTATTACAGTGGGAAATGGAGGGTTAAAGTTGGAATATTGTTGAAGGTTTACGTTTTTGAGCCTTGGCAGTTTCTCGCATTGCTTGCTGCAATTTTGGTCTTGCTCTTGATGACATTGCAAGCGTTTTGCTCTATTTATATTAACACTCGCGTCCTTCCAGTCAAGAGGACACagtga